The following proteins come from a genomic window of Acuticoccus sediminis:
- the ytfQ gene encoding galactofuranose ABC transporter, galactofuranose-binding protein YtfQ, protein MKSLFMTTVAALAFGTAAASAQTVGFAQIGSESGWRAAETTITRQQADERGIDLKFSDAQQKQENQIAAIRSFIAQGVDAILLAPVVATGWDSVLEEAKDAEIPVVLLDRQVDSDDDLYLTAVGSDLVHEGEVAGQWLVDAVDGKDCRVVELQGTTGSSPAIDRKTGFENAIKGHDNIEIIRSQTGDFTRAQGKEVMESFLQAENGGKDICALYAHNDDMAVGAIQAIKEAGLKPGEDILVVSIDAVPDIFQAMANGEANATVELTPNMAGPAFDALKTYWDSGEAPEKFIQTESKLYTASDDPKGQYEARKGLGY, encoded by the coding sequence ATGAAATCACTGTTCATGACGACGGTTGCGGCTCTCGCGTTCGGGACCGCCGCGGCGTCGGCCCAGACCGTGGGCTTCGCGCAGATCGGCTCGGAATCGGGCTGGCGCGCGGCCGAGACGACCATCACCAGGCAGCAGGCCGACGAGCGCGGCATCGACCTCAAGTTCTCCGACGCGCAGCAGAAGCAGGAGAACCAGATCGCCGCCATCCGCTCCTTCATCGCCCAGGGCGTCGACGCCATCCTCCTGGCGCCGGTCGTCGCCACCGGGTGGGACAGCGTGCTGGAGGAGGCCAAGGACGCGGAGATCCCCGTGGTGCTCCTCGACCGGCAGGTGGACTCGGATGACGACCTCTACCTCACCGCCGTCGGCTCCGACCTCGTCCACGAGGGCGAGGTGGCCGGGCAGTGGCTGGTGGACGCCGTCGACGGCAAGGACTGCCGCGTCGTCGAGCTGCAGGGCACGACCGGCTCCTCGCCCGCCATCGACCGCAAGACCGGGTTCGAGAACGCCATCAAGGGTCATGACAACATCGAGATCATCCGCAGCCAGACCGGCGACTTCACGCGCGCCCAGGGCAAGGAGGTGATGGAGAGCTTCCTGCAGGCCGAGAACGGCGGCAAGGACATCTGCGCCCTCTACGCCCATAACGACGACATGGCCGTCGGCGCCATCCAGGCCATCAAGGAAGCCGGGCTGAAGCCGGGCGAGGACATCCTCGTCGTCTCGATCGACGCCGTGCCCGACATCTTCCAGGCGATGGCGAACGGCGAGGCGAACGCCACGGTGGAGCTGACGCCGAACATGGCCGGCCCCGCCTTCGACGCGCTAAAAACCTACTGGGACAGCGGCGAGGCGCCGGAGAAGTTCATCCAGACGGAATCGAAACTCTACACCGCTTCGGACGACCCGAAGGGCCAGTACGAAGCCCGCAAGGGTCTCGGCTACTGA
- a CDS encoding sugar ABC transporter ATP-binding protein, with translation MLLTIRSLTKTFPGTVALDGVDFDLAAGEIHALLGENGAGKSTLIKCLTGAYRRDAGEIVLDGEPISPRSTSEAQDLGIGTVYQEVNLLPNLTVAQNLTFGREPTRFGMVDAGAQRRQAEAMLEGYGLDIDVRRDLSAYSVAIRQIVAIARAVALSGKVLILDEPTASLDAREVRMLFDVVRGLRARGLGIVFVSHFLDQVFALTDRVTVLRNGRKVATERTADLDRVRLIEHMLGRALEEEVTDHAKAHDASVTRPELLRFENFGRRGHVEPFDLTVGRGEVLGLAGLLGSGRTETAELMFGVAHAHSGTARDASGPLDLSSPRAAIAAGFGFAPEERKADGIVADLSVRENIVLALQARRGWARPIPRAEQQRLADEYIARLDIRTSSAEKPIGELSGGNQQKAVLARWLAMNPRFLILDEPTRGIDVGAHAEILRLIQAVTEEKGMAILVISSELDELIAVSDRVIVVRDRRHVAELTGGEIASDTIVRAIAAPENGGRAEDAA, from the coding sequence ATGCTCCTGACCATCCGCTCGCTCACCAAGACCTTTCCCGGCACCGTCGCCCTCGACGGGGTCGACTTCGACCTGGCGGCGGGCGAGATCCACGCGCTGCTCGGCGAGAACGGGGCGGGCAAGTCCACCCTCATCAAGTGCCTCACCGGCGCCTACCGCCGCGACGCGGGCGAGATCGTGCTGGACGGCGAGCCGATCTCGCCGCGCTCGACCTCGGAGGCGCAGGACCTCGGCATCGGCACCGTCTACCAGGAGGTGAACCTCCTGCCGAACCTGACGGTGGCGCAGAACCTCACCTTCGGCCGCGAGCCGACGCGCTTCGGCATGGTCGACGCCGGGGCCCAGCGCCGCCAGGCGGAGGCAATGCTGGAGGGCTACGGCCTCGACATTGACGTTCGGCGGGACCTGTCGGCCTACTCGGTGGCGATCCGCCAGATCGTCGCCATCGCCCGCGCCGTCGCGCTGTCCGGCAAGGTGCTGATCCTCGACGAGCCGACCGCGAGCCTCGACGCGCGAGAGGTGCGGATGCTGTTCGACGTGGTCCGGGGGCTGCGTGCGCGTGGACTCGGCATCGTCTTCGTGTCGCACTTCCTCGACCAGGTGTTCGCGCTGACCGACCGGGTGACGGTCCTGCGCAACGGGCGCAAGGTAGCGACGGAGCGGACCGCCGACCTCGACCGTGTCCGCCTCATCGAGCACATGCTCGGCCGCGCCCTCGAGGAGGAGGTGACGGACCACGCCAAGGCCCACGACGCCAGCGTGACGCGCCCCGAGCTGCTGCGGTTCGAGAATTTCGGCCGCCGCGGCCATGTCGAACCGTTCGACCTCACTGTCGGGCGCGGGGAGGTGCTGGGCCTCGCGGGGCTCCTGGGCTCGGGGCGGACGGAGACCGCCGAGCTCATGTTCGGTGTCGCACATGCCCACTCCGGCACCGCGCGCGATGCGTCCGGGCCGCTCGACCTCTCCTCGCCGCGGGCCGCCATTGCCGCCGGGTTCGGCTTCGCGCCGGAGGAGCGCAAGGCCGACGGGATCGTCGCCGACCTCTCGGTGCGCGAAAACATCGTCCTGGCGCTGCAGGCGCGGCGGGGGTGGGCGCGGCCGATCCCCCGCGCCGAGCAGCAGCGGCTCGCGGACGAGTACATCGCCAGGCTCGACATCCGCACATCCAGTGCCGAGAAGCCGATCGGCGAGCTGTCCGGCGGGAACCAGCAGAAGGCCGTCCTCGCGCGATGGCTCGCCATGAACCCGCGCTTCCTCATCCTCGACGAGCCGACCCGGGGCATCGACGTCGGCGCCCACGCCGAGATCCTGCGCCTGATCCAGGCCGTCACCGAGGAGAAGGGGATGGCGATCCTCGTCATCTCCTCCGAGCTCGACGAACTCATCGCCGTTTCGGACCGTGTCATCGTGGTGCGCGACCGCCGCCACGTCGCGGAGCTGACGGGAGGCGAGATCGCCTCCGACACGATCGTGCGGGCGATCGCCGCGCCGGAGAACGGCGGCCGCGCGGAGGACGCGGCATGA